Part of the Prunus dulcis chromosome 8, ALMONDv2, whole genome shotgun sequence genome is shown below.
TGGAGCACACTAAGAACGATTCTTCCTCCTCAACTTTGAACATTTACCAccacataaataataatgtcATACCAAATGAAATTATCAAATAATAATGTCAACTCATAAGAGAAACACACAAAACACACGAGACTGTTATCATGATTGGTCCATTGATTTTGAAAGTGCCGAGCATAAACAAAAgttgattgcttacctttatttttttttcgttattattatttttggactaaaagatttcataagagacattttttaaaagtctTGTGTTGTCGCCCACTTAGCACACCCTATAAGCCTTTTCTAACCGTCCTATAAAAGTTGTTCTCCATCAAGAAGATAATATATTTCACTAAGAATATGAATAAGTGAAGCCTTGTCACATGATTTGGAGAGCACCATTTGGTAGTGGATAAATTTGATGAGTCTATCCAAACTCCACAACACATGTATATACAACATAGATGCAAAGACATATTTATGGGGTGGTTAGGGGTCAATCTTGCTTGGAATAAAACTAGTTGGCAGGTAAATCCAAGTTGGTggttgattttgaaatttggacTTTTTTCTACAGTGAGCTTGGGAGTAGTATTAAATGCCTAAAAGGATAAGGTACTTAGGTACCTCCTCCTCCCTTCCTTCCTATGATAGAAGAATCCTGGTTACACATGCTTACACACGCATTCCCCAAGCTTGCTTGTGCTGTGCACACGCACttaacaaagaaattttggccACTTAAATTGTTAAGGTGGCTTGCTATTCACCTTGGGTTTATATTTGCTTCATAAAGCCAGACACCAAGTAAGTCAAATCTCATGCttaaaaaaaagccaaatCTGGAATATATTAAGAATatccatctttttttttttttggttttctttttctgattgAATATCCATTTGTTCATCTGCTTTCACTTTTGATGACCCAACAAGTCTGATTAATTCTGAGATATGGGCCTTGAAGTCCAGTTTTGGCAAACTCAAGCTTCATGACCCACAGCTAGTGGGCTGTGTTTAGAGGGAAAGGTTAGACCAACAGAGCAGCAACACTCATTATATTGAGATATGGTCCAAACTTGACAGTTCTTTTCCAATGGAACAACTTCATTTACTCCAATCTCAAATCAAGACCCATAGAAGGTTGCATGGGTCCAAAGACCCACTTTTCTCATTCCATCAAGACTCATAGAAGGTTGCATGGGTCCAAAGACCCACTTCTCTCATTCCATACGCATAATCTTATGCCTTTGAAATTAGCTTAAGTGATGAAAGTGAATGAAAAATGAATTAGAATTAAGCTAGATTAAAGAATCGTTAAATTATAGTTATGACTGAGCTACCAAAGTTTTGCAATCAACACACATTGACATTTTAAACCATTTGGTGAATAATACATAATCactaaaataatttctttgattATTCAAAATACCCCTTAAAAATCAAGGTTCCATCCTATTTCTAATTGCTAGAATTGGGATTCTCATGTGCCTAGAAAATGGTCCAATGTCATTGGTCACTTTCCTAATCTTATACTAACAAAAGGGTTATGTGTCATCCATCCATGATGCCATGTCATCATTATCTTATACCTAATGAGAGGTCCAAGAACTCCAAAGCAAGAAGAGCCCATCATATTATTTCTGTAcctaaaaccaaaacaaaaaacaaagaaaggacCCATCAATCTATCATACAAACCATAAAACCAAAAGGTCAATACATCACAAACTCAACAGTCCACACGCTCAATCAATCTTACTGGTGAAGACTACATGTTATTGTACACCACACCACACCATACCATAACAGTTAGaaccaaaaatttaaagagcTCTCTGCTTCTACAGTGGGCATCCTCAGCCAGACCTTTTGAGCTGCTGACAAGCTTTCATGGCCAAACCAGTTTCAATTGAAGTGTGGAACCCACATGGGAAATACAGAGTTGTCAGCACAAAACCCATGCCCGGAACTCGCTGGATCAATCTCTTAATTGAACAAGACTGCAGAGTTGAagtaatattctttttttactttctcaGTTTCTTTAGTCTGTTTGGACCATTAGCTATGTGAATTTGATGAGAtattgtttgatttttgtgtTTAGATATGTACCCAGAAGAAAACAATTCTGTCTGTTGAGGATATCATTGCTCTGATTGGGGATAAGTGTGATGGAGTTATTGGACAGgcaattttgttgttgttgttgttgttgtgtgtCCTtagaatttggattttttgtatttaaagtggttaatttgtgtttgtgtgttgGTTTTTCAGCTGACAGAAGATTGGGGAGAGACTTTGTTCTCAGCACTTAGCAGAGCAGGAGGCAAAGCTTTCAGTAACATGGCTGTTGGGTACAACAATGTTGATGTTAATGCTGCTAACAAGTATGGAGTTGCTGTTGGAAACACTCCTGTGAGTTTTGCTCTCTCTCAgttctccccttttttttttctttctagaaAAGTGAACGTTCCAAACTCCACTGCTTGTTTTCTTGTAGTTTTATAGGTACCAATAGTGCAAGTTTTCTCATGTACTTGTGTTTCTGATAGAAGTTTTGTTGATTTCACATATCTTCAGAAATGCTTGCACATATGGTCACTAACCAACATGTCAGGAACCTTATTTACAGAAAACCAGTACCTCTTATCTTCTATTTCTGTTTGGtacatgaaataaaatttaggattttagttttttagttCTTTGGAAAAATTGGGGAtattgaaatggttttattgCTCCTATGGTTAGGGAGTACTTACAGAAACTACGGCGGAGCTGGCAGCTTCACTTTCTGTATCAGCTGCTAGAAGAATAGTTGAAGCAGATGAATTTATGAGGGCTGGCTTATATGATGGATGGCTTCCTAACCTGTATGACTACCGTGTTTATAAAAACTATCGATTCTTCGCTTGTCCATTCATTGTACATGAATTATAAACTTTAGTGGTCTCTTTTACTATGGCAGGTTTGTGGGAAACCTACTCAAAGGACAGACCGTTGGTGTGATTGGAGCTGGTCGTATAGGTTCTGCATATGCCAGAATGATGGTATTTTTCCTGGTCCAATATGTTATTCTTAGTCTAGTGATTGGCAAGCATAGACTTATCCTTGTTCTTTTCCTTTATCCCCTGCTGATTCTCACGATTTATCGCTAACAATCCTGATCAGTGACTGTTGATTTCTAATAGGTTGAAGGTTTCAAAATGAACCTAATTTACTATGATCTGTACCAGGCTACACGGCTAGAAAAGTTTGTTACAGGCATGTCTAGTCAGTTTATTGCATAAATCTTGCCCAACTCTTTTCTGATACCTGTATGTTTCATGTTCCAGCTTATGCCGAGTTCCTTAAAGCCAATGGTGAACAGCCTGTGACTTGGAAAAGAGCAGCAAGCATGGAGGAGGTGCTTCGAGAAGCAGATGTGGTATGGCTCTTGCTCCCCTCACAccttttttcccattttttaTTACTCTCTTTCTTATGCCGTGGTTATTGATTCTCATTCTAGATAAGCCTTCACCCAATTCTGGATAAAACCACTTACCATCTAGTCAACAAAGAAAGACTTGCAATCATGAAGAAGGTGAAGCTCGAACGAATGTttcttatttgtataaaactGTGAAATATTCACATTTGTATTTACTTGTTGAATAATGccacatatatatttacagGAAGCAGTACTTGTAAACTGTAGCAGAGGGCCTGTGATTGATGAAGTGGCTCTTGTAGAGCATTTGAAACAAAATCCCATGTTTAGAGTTGGTCTGGATGTCTTTGAGGTAAATAATATTACCTTCCCTGCCCAATTCCAGTTTTCTCCTGGTCACCATCTCTAACATTTGAGTGGTTCATAAATGGGGTTGTATCAGGATGAGCCTTACATGAAACCTGGGCTTGCCGACTTGAAGAATGCTATTGTGGTACCTCACATTGCTTCTGCTTCCAAGGTAATTTAGGTCCATATTGTTTTTAAGCTGACAGTTTGGAGACCTACCTTTCTGATTTGAGAACATAGCAATTTGTTTCCATATCAAACTAAAGAACTTAGAATTACTCAGATCAGAGAGTTAACCGTGTCCTTTGATGGTTTATGTAGTGGACTCGTGAAGGAATGGCAACACTGGCTGCTCTCAATGTCCTGGTATGTCACTTAACTCTTTGAAAATCGCagcaacaaaaagagaaaagattcACATCATTCAAAAATGGCCTCAAAAGAATATCTTCATCTGTGGCACTAAAGTACTGACCCCCTTTACATTACTACATGGTTTAGGGAAAAATTAAAGGATATCCAATTTGGTCAGATCCAAACCAGGTAGAACCATTCCTCAACGAGAATGCTCCACCACCGGCCGCCAGTCCTAGCATTGTTAATGCCAAAGCCTTAGGTAACAGTGTCTTTAAAACCATGTCAAGGTCATACAGCAAAATTCTCTTCTGCTGAAACTTCTGTTCCACTGCAGGTTTACCAGTTTCAAGGCTGTGAGCATCGGTGTAAAGGGTTATATTCAGGGCTTTCCTGGTGCAAATGGAGTAATTTTACTGATGGGAAATCCAGGCTCTAGCTACTGAGAGTGCAGTTGTTAAAATTATTAACAATGTATATTTTATAAGGATCAATGTGGACAAACATGTATATCCACTATGTTGTCTTATAAAATACTGGCTTCAGAATCCTGTCATATATGAGAAGGTAAggtatatataattgttttcaTCTATAATTCTATGTGCTTAAATTGCTTTGGAAACTTGGAATTTGCTGGTTATATTTCAGGGTTTTTAAGACTGTAGCTACTTTGTTAGTAGccattgtttttttgttttttgttttggttttgtggaGTACCTTTCCTATCGAGAGAGgtgataatatactaaacttACAGGCACTACATAGATGCTAAGACTCGAACCCTGGACCTTGACCGAAGGAGCAATTACTCCAAACCATTACACTAGTCTATGAGTCCAGTTAGTAGCCATTGTTTGAAAGACTTGTGTTCACTTATTCCTCACTTGAGCAACAATGACATTTTACAAATTTGCTTAAATTCTATCATTTAACAAATCCCTTCAAAGAAATTTGGATTCTTTCAACAAATTGCTACATATAGTATTTTTGGATATCAAGAGACATAAAACTGCAATTTCTCGATTCATATAATAGTCATACATATAACAAAAGGAAGTTATGACAATGAGGACAAGAAAGGTAATTACCATgataaatgaaaagaaagatttcgaccaaacaaagaaaaagaaggatgaAACTTGACGGCCAAGCAAATTCCAATCCAACTGTTACTAGTTTTcccattttaaaatataagaaCATCTCCAACCGAATTGTCAAAAGTGCcacataaataattaacaactaaaaataacatctcacatcACTCCAACCGAATTGTCAAAGCTGATGTGGAATGAAGGTTGAACCTTTGGTCATTACTTTTAacatcccaaaagcaagacgacaaataaatattttattatttttttgaagacAGTTGGCTgttactttcattttttatttttcttctttatcttgAATGATTTGAccattgcaattttttttcttctttctctttccaacTTATTTCCTGTACCgttgaacaaatttttttcaacataCAACCCTTTTCCTCCTatcgtacatttaatttttgtttacacctctttcatttcatcatgtgcccacccctagtacATTTTATCATGTTAGTCTCCTTGGTTGAACTAtcaattatacttttttttaatttgaaaaaagcTGAATAATAtgtatacaattttttttgttttctgttttttgtgtGGATAGAATAATACGTATACAATTGAGGCTATTTTAGTAATtatagtattaaaaaaaaaaataatacgtaTACAATTGGTCTTGTATTAGACCCGACTGTTTCCTAatggcaaaagaaaaaagaaataggatTTATTAACCATGAAAATTCTGGAACATTCTAAAACTTCTTCTATCCTTCCGAAACACGACGTCGCGTCTCCGCATAAATTAGGGAATTCCAAATCCTTTTTGGatttaaccaaaataaaaagaaaataaaaaatagtctCCTTTTACCACAGGGAGATTTCAAAGCTAGGGTTAGGTTTACCTTCAGTGCCTATATAAAGCTCCCCAATTTTCACCCTCTGAAGTACCAATTCACCCAagcacactctctctctcactgcgAAAGCCAAAGAAAAGCTCTCGCACTTTCAATTCTCTGAAACCGTAAGGCGCGATGGCCActgagaagaagatgataaCCCTGAAGAGCGCGGACGGCGAGATTTTCGAGGTGGAAGAGACGGTGGCTCTGGAATCGCAGACCATCAAGCATATGGTGGAGGACGACTGCGTTGACAATGCAATTCCTTTGCCCAACGTTGAAAGCCATATCCTCGCCAAGGTCATAGAGTATTGCCGGAAGCACGTTGAGTTTGCGGCCAATGACGAGGACAAGGTCACCGTCAAGGAGTTCAACGATGACTTCGTCCACGAAATTAAGACCGACCAGAGTGTTCTATTTGATACAATCTTGGTATAGTCCCTCAAAACCAAATCTTTTTCAGTGTTTATGCTTCGTTTTTGTTGCATCTTCTTGaatgttttgttgaattttagttttaattgtGAGAAGCTTGAGCAAAAAtggggtttttat
Proteins encoded:
- the LOC117637171 gene encoding glycerate dehydrogenase; its protein translation is MAKPVSIEVWNPHGKYRVVSTKPMPGTRWINLLIEQDCRVEICTQKKTILSVEDIIALIGDKCDGVIGQLTEDWGETLFSALSRAGGKAFSNMAVGYNNVDVNAANKYGVAVGNTPGVLTETTAELAASLSVSAARRIVEADEFMRAGLYDGWLPNLFVGNLLKGQTVGVIGAGRIGSAYARMMVEGFKMNLIYYDLYQATRLEKFVTAYAEFLKANGEQPVTWKRAASMEEVLREADVISLHPILDKTTYHLVNKERLAIMKKEAVLVNCSRGPVIDEVALVEHLKQNPMFRVGLDVFEDEPYMKPGLADLKNAIVVPHIASASKWTREGMATLAALNVLGKIKGYPIWSDPNQVEPFLNENAPPPAASPSIVNAKALGLPVSRL
- the LOC117637072 gene encoding SKP1-like protein 1, with protein sequence MATEKKMITLKSADGEIFEVEETVALESQTIKHMVEDDCVDNAIPLPNVESHILAKVIEYCRKHVEFAANDEDKVTVKEFNDDFVHEIKTDQSVLFDTILAANYLNIKSLLDLTCQTVADMVKGKTPEEIRKTFNIHNDFTPEEEAEIRRENEWAFE